gTGGTCATTCTGTTTTAAGGAATTCCGAGGTAAATAAAACCGTGTGAATGAAATCAGTTTTCAGTAACCCCAGGGAATCGCTTATAGATCTTTAATACTATTACAAAAATCACACatttaaggaaaattaaatttgccaTGAATAAATTGTTTGATTCGCAATGCTCGTTATTTGAAGGGCATTTACATGCATAAGCACATGTGTATTATGTATTAAGAGGGGAATAACGACCCGAGCGCTCCTTTGTTTATCTACTGGAGCAAGGACGGTGACTCCTACGCACAATGGACCAATGGAAAGCCAACGATGGGAAGGTAAATCGAATGACGAGGCACTACTAAAAGTTGAAGCAACAAAATTGCGAATTAGTTGAGCACTGGCAAAAGACCCCCAAAAACAAAGGTACACACAGCCACAGCCTGTCATTGTATGTACTTGCATTTTGTtcacaacaaataaataaatataaatacgtcGCATTCGGTGGCAATCAATGCCAGAGCAAACACCCCAAGAGAGCCGCCGAAGAGAACGCGAGCTAAAAGAGAGAGTGGCGAAATGTAAAGAGAGCAGAGCTCCACACACTCACCTTCTTGCGAAGTTTCCCCCGAATGTGACACAGGCGTTTGACGCCATCAAAGCACATTGCCTCCAGCCGACCGTTGCCCAGCATCTTGGTCACCTGTGCGTACTCCTGTTGGTCCTCCTTGAAGATCAGCTCACGCTTCTCGAACTCGTTCTCGTTCTTACCACGACGACGGTTCTTGCCACCTTTTCCTTTATTCTTGGGCATCTTGGTGCTGTTGTTTTAGCTGTCTGCTGTCTGCGGGGTTTCACCGATGCTCAAGTGCAGTATTAAACAGTTAATCACCGACTGGAGAGGGAGTAAAGCGTTGTTACGGGCGAATTTGGCacaagaatttattaaaacttacAATTTTGTCAAAAATGTGACAGATTTCGCCTCGCTAAAGTGAAAAGGAGTGTGACCGCGCCGAAATCGCCTTAAAATACCATACGGTCTAAAATTGAATACTAGTTTCaagaaatacaattttaataccGTTTTTACAATcacatataaatttaatgatctTACTATAGAGATTCTAAACCTAATTACTGACTAAAGTAGTTATTTCTTGAAAATTATTACATTATGCAAtctataaaacaaaaatggttCATAACATTGTAACAAGTTTCACTCTTTCCTTCCAGGGTCATCGTTATCTAATTATCAGTTTCAATAAAACAGTTAATATTCTTGCATGGAGaaggaatattttttaagaacaaatacacaaataatTTGTACCCATACGAAATTtctgaatacatttttaaaatcacCAAACAATGTTCGAAATCCTGTCTAGTGGAAACACCTATATTAATCCTCCTGAAATGGATACTCTGATAAACCTGGTAACACTAATAAAGCCGTTGCAACGCGAATGtcaaatttatattcatatgttttgtttacaatcgcatgaaattaaaaaccatAGAATCAATTCGCTGATATGTCCCAAGTAAAGCGATACCGCAGATCCTCAAAGTCCTCCGATGACGGGGAGCAGGACAACGAGGACTACGTGCCGTACGTTCCGGTGAAGGAACGAAAAAAGCAGCACATGGTAAAACTGGGCCGTATCGTACAACTAGCTTCAGAGACGGCGCAGCCCAAGTCATCCAGCGAAAATGAAAACGATGATGACTACCAGGGAGCCCACGACGCGGAGACCTATGGCCGGAAATATAACATCAGTCTGCTGGATCAACATACAGAGCTCAAGAAAATTGCCGAGGCCAAGAAACTGAGCGCCGTGGAAAAGCAGCTCCGCGAGGAAGAGAAGATCATGGAAAGCATTGCCCAACAAAAGGCCCTGATGGGCGTGGCAGAGTTAGCGAAAGGTATTCAGTACGAGGAACCCATTAAGACTTCCTGGCGACCGCCCAGATACATTGAAGCCATGCCAGAAGAGGAGCGGCAACAGATCCGCCAGCAGCTGAGAATCCTTGTCGAGGGAGAGAATCCTAGTCCACCAATCCGCAGTTTCCGAGAGATGAAGTTTCCCAAAGGCATTCTAAACGGCCTCGCGGCCAAGGGAATCAAGACTCCAACACCTATTCAGATTCAAGGATTGCCCACTGTACTGGCGGGTCGCGATCTAATTGGCATTGCCTTTACCGGCTCCGGAAAAACACTAGTCTTTGTGCTGCCTGTGGTGATGTTTGCTCTGGAGCAAGAGTACAGCTTGCCCTTTGAACGCAACGAGGGCCCCTACGGACTAATTATTTGCCCGTCTCGGGAGCTTGCCAAGCAGACGCACGAGATTATTCAGCACTACAGCAAGCACTTGCAGGCCTGCGGCATGCCTGAGGTGCGCTCCTGTTTGGCCATGGGCGGATTACCAGTAAGCGAGGCCTTGGACGTGATATCCAAAGGAGTGCACATTATTGTGGCGACGCCAGGACGTCTTATGGACATGTTAGACAAGAAGATTCTGACGCTGGACATGTGCCGCTACCTGTGCATGGATGAGGCTGACAGGATGATTGACATGGGGTTCGAGGAGGACGTGCGCACGATATTCTCATTTTTCAAGGGCCAACGCCAGACGCTTCTCTTCTCTGCGACTATGCCAAAGAAGATCCAAAACTTTGCTCGTTCGGCGCTCGTGAAGCCAGTTACCATAAATGTTGGTCGCGCCGGAGCAGCGTCTATGAACGTCACCCAGGAGGTTGAGTACGTGAAACAGGAGGCTAAAGTGGTATATCTGCTGGACTGTCTACAGAAGACTGCGCCGCCCGTGCTGATATTTGCCGAGAAAAAGCAGGACGTGGACTGCATACATGAATACCTCCTTCTGAAGGGCGTGGAAGCGGTCGCCATTCACGGCGGAAAGGACCAGGAGGAACGGTCGCGAGCCGTTGACGCTTATCGCGTGGGCAAAAAGGACGTTCTGGTGGCCACGGATGTGGCCTCAAAGGGCCTGGACTTTCCCAACGTGCAGCACGTTATCAACTACGACATGCCGGACGATATCGAAAACTATGTGCATCGAATTGGTCGCACAGGTCGGTCCAACACTAAGGGATTGGCTACCACGCTGATTAACAAGATCACCGAACAGTCCGTTCTTCTGGACCTAAAGCACTTGCTTATCGAGGCCAAACAGCAAGTGCCCGACTTCTTGGACGAATTGGCGCCAGAGGCGGAGCACCAGCACCTGGACCTGGGCGACTCACATGGCTGCACCTACTGCGGCGGCCTGGGCCATCGGATCACAGAGTGCCCCAAGCTGGAGGCCGTGCAAAACAAACAGGCTTCGAACATCGGACGCCGGGACTATCTGTCGAACACTGCGGCGGATTACTAATCTGTGGCCACCGATTGCataattataagaaaattGTACATTAGTTGACAAAGGGATTAAATAGATTTCTTACATATATGTTTACATACATAAGTAAAACAAAAGGAGACTTTCAACCTGAATTCTGggaattttctaaaaaattgttttcactTTGTTTACGGTTTGAGGTTGTGTTGCTTATCACCCCGAGCTTTTGGCTTATCAATCATCTACATACGACCCCGGAGAGCGGGCCGTCTTACGCCGTGAGCGCGGCTTGCCTCTGAGCGGACTTTTATAAAAGCGAAGACGAGCTTTGCCTTTCCTTCAGTGTCTCGAGTCGATACCAGTGGTTCACACCTCGCTCTCAGTTCCCATTCCGATTGTTTGATACTGCGCCGATCGTATTTATCTATTCTACGGTAAGTGTTCAATTGTCTTCCCCGAGGGgctaatttgtttaattgtcTCCGATCAGGTTAGCTAAAGTTGATGTATGTTGGGGCAAATGGTCGAGTAAAGgggatttaaaaaaacaaagcagacTATGTACAGAATTAGGCTGATTGCCATAATGAAAATGCAAGTATTTACAAATCGCTACTGTTGATTGTCAGCCGAAACATACACAGATTATTGAGCTCATCTTATCAGGAGCTGATGCTTAAGTAATCACTGAACTAAGGTTAAAACGTATGATTAGGAATGACTTGTGTAtgtaaaggaaatatataaaaacagatTCTCAAATCATTGCGTACTTTCTGGCTGCTTTCCAGTCACAGCTAGAgcctttaaattatatattttttcgttattttgaacaagaaaataaattaaatatacggAATTTGTAGGCAATTCTTCTCTAATTTTTAccttttgaaaaaatgtggTTCTAAACGACTTAACTTTTTGTGACACGTCTAACTTCCTATTAATTGTGATTGATGAGCCTGATGAGCTGGTTTGAGTAAACTACAATATTTGTTTGGGCATAAATACACAAAAGCATACAAAGGTACACATAAATAAGCATAATTGATATTCGAAACCCGTTGATAATATTTATGAGTGCTGCCTCGGGAGAATCGTGATCTTAAAAAAGGCAAATACGAACACTGAACATATGTACACGTTCggctgaaataaaataaacagcCCTGTTCCCGTTTGCAAATACTTTCTACATGGTTGCAGGGTATTCAAATTTCAATCAAAGTTTTGTAACGCACTATATGTAGAtaatgtatcgacttcagcaTGACACACTTTCTAAGAGATTTTCTCGAAAAGTTTACAAGCTATTAACTTAGAACTCTCGTCTTCAGATATGTACATCTAGAGAACTATTCTTTTTAAACGATCAAGTTTTGATATGTTGGGAATAGCtttccttatttttaaaaataattaaatttggatTGTGAACATACTTCCAAATTTAAACCCAGTTGCTCTTTTGAGGAAtacaagttttttttatagtgcTAAGGTAACGGGAACAAGGCCTATATTTTTTGGGTTATATGTTACCCTGTTGCAAGAAAGGCCTGCACGAACTTTCCATTTGGCCTTGGCAATCATGATATCATCCCAGATGAGTCAAGCCGCAATGTCGCAAAACTAATTATCTGAAAAGCAGTTTGTAAAAGCATGCGTGCTGACATTTGGTTCACAGCTTCGGCAGCTGGCCTTACTCTATCCCAAAATCagatgtacattgtagatatAACAATGATATCATATCTGATAGGATGACAACTTCTTAACATGCATTGTTTTAAcaatatgaaaatgtattttttttattggtaataaaacaaaggaaactgtctttttttattaagttGTGTTGTATCAAATGTAAAAGCGTTCGTAAACTCAAATATATGTTTTAGCTTGCAATGATTTAGAATATTCTAATGTTACAAGGTACATAAGTTTATACTTACTGATTTTACATAAGCATGTAACTCACACAAGTTTTTTATTCAGTAGCCACCGTGCACAAGGGCATTATAACATACAGCCTATAGGCTGAAAATGGAACCTCAGACTCCATAgagtatttattattgatCATCGAGTTTATGTGGATAATAAATACTCTAATGATCGTTTTCTTACAAATTTAATCACAATTGTATGGTTAGCATGGGAAATATAAGATAACCAAGCTGTAACCATCTTTCTATCTCGCTCACACATGGCTCAAACGGTTAGCTGCGTCTTAAACCTTGTTACTAAATATGTAagtgtttgttttcttttttaataaatgtacAATGCTTTATGTTCCGGGTTTCTCATAGTCAAGCACACTGTCAGGTATCTTTTGTACTTCGTTTTTTCCGTTAGCCACAAGATCATAAATAGTGTTTCTTTTTGTAGGTatctataaaattttataaccttatttaaactatttaactAATAAAACTAACTAAAAATTACAGTTCAAACACTCGACGCTGGGAACAATCATCTCTGTTTGGCCTGAACAGCAAACACTGCGATAAAAACAAAGCTGAATACAAACCTACATTCATATAGTGTATATGAAAGCGCGCACTATATACgcacatttatatttatcgcAACAATAAACAAAGCTCTCGGGGATCTCCCCGCCTCCGACACCAccgcgccgccgccgacgaCACGAGAAAGAGAATCGCGAAAAGGCAGCGCCAGGCGACGCCACCATGGCAGTCATCATAAGGTAATGCAAGCGAGCAGTTCGCTGTCCAGAAGCTTCATTAGAGTTCCCAAGACCTGCTCCGAGTCGGTTTCAAAAGTGTAAACAATAGTAGAGCTGACGCACGCCAACCGTCAGTAAAATATCTCGTTTGAAATGTAAGTGCGTTGGTAGGAGTTACCCTGCGGAGGGCAATTAAAACCGCTAATGAGTCTGTCAAAAGGCGTGTTGGAAGCGGAATAATTTGGAGAGCTCCAGAATAGACATCGTATTCAGACATGTGTTTGCACATACTGTACAATTGTTACTCATTGTCGGGGCTCTCCTTCAAAGCATGTGACATTTTTGGTGTGTCTATTTTTTATGACCTTTTTTGGTCGTATTTCAACTGCACAGATATATGGATGTGCTTGTCGCTTGAGAAATCGAGATGAAAGTCTATATGTTTAATAAATCGGTTGTTATCCAAATCAATGCTTGAAGCCATAGGGTTCTATggttatttctgaccccataAATGATATTTTATCTCGAAAGCTCAAAGGATGCAAGGTTGAGTTATAGCGAAAAAACCTTCACCCCGGTATCGGAACCGGTTACAACTGTGTAAAGTTCGATTGGCGAATTACGAAAACAAATAATGGTACTCGGATAAGGCTTATCTATCTGCTTTCCTACTTTCAGCCTGCTGGTACTGGTTGCCCTATCGGCCAGTCTTTCCTCAGCCGGCACCCTCAACGCTCGTCCCGCGTTCCCCGTTCAAACCGGCCAGATCCAGCCCTCCGGTCAGAACAGCAAGCAGCCCGGCAGACGCATCATGCATCCGGCTTTCGCCAATGCTGGCCGCACTCCCGGCATGGAGATCTGGCGGATCGAGGTAAATTAAGTGTATTTTCGGCTTTAATTTCACTTTGGTGCGAGTTCAAAGAAGAGTGTTTATAAATAGCTGGCGCTTGTTTACATCGCTTCGCTAGACTTCATCGCCCACGCACGAATGCGTTGCTTCTGCAGGGGAGCTCATGCAGTCGTCCAGCGGCGCAAAAAGCGGGTGGAGCATGCTCCCTATTCGTGGCTCGTGCCATCAGAGTTGCTGATTTCCCATTTTCTATGCTAAATTCACGCAGGGTGGCTGCCACATGTTCGTAATTGGAAAGtgtactatatacatatatcgtcATGTATATATCGCATCTCGGGTTAATTAACTCGGACATTATCGAAATTTATGAACCTCACGGAATCGGATGCTTTCACTTTTAAATGCGAGGCGCATGAGGCGCTTCctagaataaatattttgactGTGCATATTAATAGAACAACGAGTTTTACAGAATTTCCAAACACTCATTTCATAAACATTCATTCCTATATTTCTCACATAATTTATTTGACTTTTTCCAGAACTTCGAACCCGTTGCCTATccgaaaaataattatggcaAGTTCTACACTGGAGACTCGTTTATAATTCTAAATGTAAGTAAATTTTGATACATATATTCACGTGTGTAATTGTTTAACGCTGGAGAGCAAGCTAAATTGGGCTAGAAGTTTGAATTGTCCCAACGGAGGTTGTTGACACTTTAGCGACACACAAATACTCTGTAGGGTCGGATATGCTGTTTTACGAATACAATGTCAACAGCCTGTTAATCTGAGATAATATCTGCTTATTTCAACGGAAATACACATTAATCACACAAGAGCTAGTCATTATAAAATGACATTAAAATGTGATACGTGTTAACCAAGACGAAAGAGTAATTGTTCTGATTAACAAAGGTTTCATCCAGTTGTCTAAATAACTGTGACTTCAATGCCTTTATCTGAGAATAGGATTTTCTGTGATCAATTCTTTATACTTTGACACTACaatactttttatacccttgcatggtattattttttaatataattcctgttgtttttcctattaatttgaCCAGGAAAGGATCGATTCTTAATTCttccgaagttagcttcctttcttcttATACATATTTTACCAAAGTACTAAAGACCTACGATTAAATTTactcaaattttaaataaaaagattcCTAACTTTCATCTAATCgattctaatatatttttcgtatACATGAAGAAaacctaaaataaattatacattttttcagacaattgaaaacaaaaaggacaAGAAACTTTCCTGGGACGTACATTTCTGGCTGGGCTCAGAGACCTCTACGGATGAGGCTGGAGCTGCCGCTATCCTCACCGTTCAGTTGGATGACTTGTTGAACGGAGCTCCTGTTCAGCATCGAGAAGTGCAAGACCACGAATCGCAGTTGTTCCTTGGCTACTTTAAGAATGGTAAGACCTGTCGTAGACTCTTCAGACAAATAATTAACCAAGACATCTGTTCATCCCCTCAGGCGTTCGCTACGAGCAGGGCGGTGTTGGAACTGGGTTCAAGCACGTGGAAATCAACGCCCAGGGACAGAAGCGTCTCTTCCAGGTCAAGGGCAAGCGCAACGTCCGCGTGCGACAGGTGAATCTGTCCGTATCCTCCATGAACAAGGGTGACTGCTTCATTTTGGATGCTGGCAACGATATCTATGTCTACGTGGGTGCCCAGGCCAAGCGCGTTGAGAAGCTGAAGGCGATCAGTGCTGCTAACCAGATCAGGGACCAGGATCACAACGGCCGTGCTCGTGTCCAGATCATCGATGACTTCAGCACTGACGCCGACAAGCAGCAGTTCTTTGACGTGCTCGGATCCGGCTCTGCCGACCAGGTGCCCGAGGAGTCGACGGCCGAGGAGGACGGAGCCTTTGAGAGGACCGACGCTGCCGCCGTCACTCTCTACAAGATCAGCGACGCTAGTGGCAAACTGGTGGTCGACACTATTGGCCAGAAGCCGCTGACCCAGGCCATGCTCGACACGCGCGACTGTTTCATCCTGGACACCGGCTCCGGCATCTTTGTGTGGGTTGGAAAGGGTGCTACGCAGAAGGAGAAGACCGACGCCATGGCTAAGGCCCAGGAGTTCTTGCGCACCAAGAAGTATCCGGCCTGGACCCAAATCCACAGAATTGTTGAGGGCGCCGAGTCAGCTCCGTTCAAGCAGTACTTTGCCACCTGGCGTGATGCTGGCATGGCGCACACTCGTCTTATCCGGTCGGCCTTGGCCATGGGATCCGATGACTCCATTGATGTCGACGAGATTGATGCTGTGGTTACGCAGCTGAAGAAG
Above is a genomic segment from Drosophila kikkawai strain 14028-0561.14 chromosome 3R, DkikHiC1v2, whole genome shotgun sequence containing:
- the abs gene encoding ATP-dependent RNA helicase abstrakt, translated to MFEILSSGNTYINPPEMDTLINLNQFADMSQVKRYRRSSKSSDDGEQDNEDYVPYVPVKERKKQHMVKLGRIVQLASETAQPKSSSENENDDDYQGAHDAETYGRKYNISLLDQHTELKKIAEAKKLSAVEKQLREEEKIMESIAQQKALMGVAELAKGIQYEEPIKTSWRPPRYIEAMPEEERQQIRQQLRILVEGENPSPPIRSFREMKFPKGILNGLAAKGIKTPTPIQIQGLPTVLAGRDLIGIAFTGSGKTLVFVLPVVMFALEQEYSLPFERNEGPYGLIICPSRELAKQTHEIIQHYSKHLQACGMPEVRSCLAMGGLPVSEALDVISKGVHIIVATPGRLMDMLDKKILTLDMCRYLCMDEADRMIDMGFEEDVRTIFSFFKGQRQTLLFSATMPKKIQNFARSALVKPVTINVGRAGAASMNVTQEVEYVKQEAKVVYLLDCLQKTAPPVLIFAEKKQDVDCIHEYLLLKGVEAVAIHGGKDQEERSRAVDAYRVGKKDVLVATDVASKGLDFPNVQHVINYDMPDDIENYVHRIGRTGRSNTKGLATTLINKITEQSVLLDLKHLLIEAKQQVPDFLDELAPEAEHQHLDLGDSHGCTYCGGLGHRITECPKLEAVQNKQASNIGRRDYLSNTAADY
- the Gel gene encoding gelsolin isoform X1, coding for MAVIISLLVLVALSASLSSAGTLNARPAFPVQTGQIQPSGQNSKQPGRRIMHPAFANAGRTPGMEIWRIENFEPVAYPKNNYGKFYTGDSFIILNTIENKKDKKLSWDVHFWLGSETSTDEAGAAAILTVQLDDLLNGAPVQHREVQDHESQLFLGYFKNGVRYEQGGVGTGFKHVEINAQGQKRLFQVKGKRNVRVRQVNLSVSSMNKGDCFILDAGNDIYVYVGAQAKRVEKLKAISAANQIRDQDHNGRARVQIIDDFSTDADKQQFFDVLGSGSADQVPEESTAEEDGAFERTDAAAVTLYKISDASGKLVVDTIGQKPLTQAMLDTRDCFILDTGSGIFVWVGKGATQKEKTDAMAKAQEFLRTKKYPAWTQIHRIVEGAESAPFKQYFATWRDAGMAHTRLIRSALAMGSDDSIDVDEIDAVVTQLKKSGGRAIGFMPDHGQNAIDSITQYVAKPGSSEILVNTVPFEDNLPLLGFGSYVLTYNYEANNGEQGSIVYVWQGAKTTAGVKDRAFQDGLALAVEKNALLVLTTQGHEPRHFYKIFKGKLLASYTALPVTAQLFRIRGTVESDIHASEVPADSSSLASGDAFALVSAKSHKIYVWNGLGASTFEKNAALERFAHYWDDAEVEQVEEGAEPDDFWEELNGEGQYDRSLVDHGRPLLEPRLFHCRLTPNGLVKVEEVAKYEQEDLDSDDVMLLDAGDEIYLWVGSGASEEENAKILDMAKRYIRLEPTDRSMATVSIIRVPQGQEPRVFKRMFPEWDDTYWQTLQSYEDVKQKVLDANNEV
- the Gel gene encoding gelsolin isoform X2, with amino-acid sequence MHPAFANAGRTPGMEIWRIENFEPVAYPKNNYGKFYTGDSFIILNTIENKKDKKLSWDVHFWLGSETSTDEAGAAAILTVQLDDLLNGAPVQHREVQDHESQLFLGYFKNGVRYEQGGVGTGFKHVEINAQGQKRLFQVKGKRNVRVRQVNLSVSSMNKGDCFILDAGNDIYVYVGAQAKRVEKLKAISAANQIRDQDHNGRARVQIIDDFSTDADKQQFFDVLGSGSADQVPEESTAEEDGAFERTDAAAVTLYKISDASGKLVVDTIGQKPLTQAMLDTRDCFILDTGSGIFVWVGKGATQKEKTDAMAKAQEFLRTKKYPAWTQIHRIVEGAESAPFKQYFATWRDAGMAHTRLIRSALAMGSDDSIDVDEIDAVVTQLKKSGGRAIGFMPDHGQNAIDSITQYVAKPGSSEILVNTVPFEDNLPLLGFGSYVLTYNYEANNGEQGSIVYVWQGAKTTAGVKDRAFQDGLALAVEKNALLVLTTQGHEPRHFYKIFKGKLLASYTALPVTAQLFRIRGTVESDIHASEVPADSSSLASGDAFALVSAKSHKIYVWNGLGASTFEKNAALERFAHYWDDAEVEQVEEGAEPDDFWEELNGEGQYDRSLVDHGRPLLEPRLFHCRLTPNGLVKVEEVAKYEQEDLDSDDVMLLDAGDEIYLWVGSGASEEENAKILDMAKRYIRLEPTDRSMATVSIIRVPQGQEPRVFKRMFPEWDDTYWQTLQSYEDVKQKVLDANNEV